GTCGGTACGCATATAAGTGATATGTCCGGCCTGATACAACCGCTGCGCCAAAGTCATGGTTTTCTTTACTGAAAAACCAAGCCGAACGCTGGCCGCCTGCTGCAGCGTGCTGGTAATGAACGGCGGATGCGGCCGCTGCCTGACCGGTTTTGTTTTGAAATCAGAGACCGTAAATTCTTGCTCGCGCAGCTCGGCAAACGGCCTTGTCGACCTGCTCCCGGCTGCCGGGTACAAATTTTTTGCCTTTGTATTTGCTCACCTGAGCCCGGAACAGCTGTGGCGCTTTCAGATCGACAAAGACGTCCCAGTACTCTTCCGGGACAAACGCATGAATCTCGCGTTCGCGCTCCACAATCAGGCGAACCGCCACGGACTGCACACGGCCGGCGGAAAGTCCGCGCGCAACTTTTTTCCACAACAGCGGCGACACCATATAGCCTACCACCCGATCCAGAAACCGGCGCGTCTGCTGCGCTTCCACTCGTGTCATGTCCAGTTCACCGGGTTGCTCAAATGCCTGCTGTATGGCGGGTTTGGTGATCTCGCCGAATTTTACACGACGATAGCGCGCTGCATCGCCGCCGATAGCCTCGCGCAGATGCCAGGCAATGGCCTCGCCCTCACGGTCCAAATCCGTAGCCAAATACACGCTATCCGAAGACTCGGCCAGCTGTTTCAATTCTTTTAATATCTTGTGTTTGCCAGGTAAAATGATATAATTCGGTTTCCAACCGTTCTCCGGATCAAGCCCCATATTGCGAACCAGATTTGCATAAGAGCGTTCGCGCCGCAGTTTTTCTTTTTCTTCCTGGGGCAAATCTTTGGGAATGGGTTTCGCTTTGGGCTTGTCACCCAGGTCTTGGGCCGAAGTGGGCAGATCACGGATATGCCCGACGCTGGAACGAACAATATAATCATCCCCCAGATATTTGTTGATGGTTTTGGCCTTGGCCGGAGATTCTACGATCACCAACGATTTTGCCATGGTTTTCTCCTCTTGAACGATCGGATCATCTGTTTTCTGAAAAAGTTCATTTTATTATTGTTCAATATAACACTGAAAGGTGCAATGGTTCATCAAATCATTGTTTGCCGAGGGCTGCAGAATTTTTTCATCAAATATTTATCACCAAAGGATTTGATAGCATAAGCAAAGAAAATTCCCGATAAAACATCAATACTGTAATGACCTCTGGATAAAAACAAAGCCGAAATAATTATAAAAACACAAACAATCAAAATAATCCGATAGTATTTATTCTGAACGAGCAGAAAATACATATACGCAAACCCCGTGTGTCCGGATGGAAATACACCCAGTTCATATTTCGCAAACCCGTTAAACGGTCCCTGGGTGCCGTCAAACAACTCTGGATTCCCAAAGGGTGTTAAAATAATAAACACTTCCCGAACCAACTGAAACAAGCCACCCAATAATAAAAAATACGGAATTTTAGCATACTGTTGTTTATGAATCACATAAACAATAAACACAAATGCCGAAACGATCATAAAAATATCATAGATATAATCAATATCCCAATAGGGTAAATTATCAAGAATCAAGTCGGACAATACAGGCAGCTTTTCTCCCTCTTGAATATAATAATGCAAGTAGGTTTGAGAGTAATAATTCAGATTTTTACCTGCAATCAGAATTAATAATCCAACATAGAAATATTTATTTTTAAAGAGAGAATTCAGAGCATAACCGATTTCTTTGATCTTTCTATTCATATTCATTCTTTCGCGAAAAAATCATACTTTTTTTTAAATAATTTACAACATTTTACAAATT
This genomic window from candidate division KSB1 bacterium contains:
- a CDS encoding phosphatase PAP2-related protein gives rise to the protein MNRKIKEIGYALNSLFKNKYFYVGLLILIAGKNLNYYSQTYLHYYIQEGEKLPVLSDLILDNLPYWDIDYIYDIFMIVSAFVFIVYVIHKQQYAKIPYFLLLGGLFQLVREVFIILTPFGNPELFDGTQGPFNGFAKYELGVFPSGHTGFAYMYFLLVQNKYYRIILIVCVFIIISALFLSRGHYSIDVLSGIFFAYAIKSFGDKYLMKKFCSPRQTMI